In a genomic window of bacterium:
- the ssb gene encoding single-stranded DNA-binding protein, whose translation MASVNKVIIIGNLGADPEVRALPSGESVANLRIATTDRWKDKASGEMKESTEWHRVSFFGRIAEVCGEYLSKGSQVYVEGK comes from the coding sequence ATGGCATCAGTCAACAAAGTTATCATCATCGGAAATCTTGGCGCCGACCCGGAAGTCAGGGCGCTCCCGTCGGGGGAGTCCGTCGCCAACCTGAGAATCGCCACCACAGATCGCTGGAAGGACAAGGCGAGCGGGGAGATGAAGGAGTCGACCGAGTGGCACCGAGTCTCGTTCTTCGGCCGCATCGCCGAGGTTTGCGGGGAGTACCTGAGCAAGGGGAGCCAGGTATACGTTGAGGGCAAGAT